One window of the Benincasa hispida cultivar B227 chromosome 3, ASM972705v1, whole genome shotgun sequence genome contains the following:
- the LOC120073434 gene encoding uncharacterized protein LOC120073434, which translates to MAQIRQKSYANVRRKNLEFKTGEKIFLKVAPMRGVLRFGRKGKLIPRFIGPFEICPHVVDFEPLQLNENLSYEWKPVRILAREVKMLYSKEITLVKVLWQNNQFRRAIWEGEDEMRTQYSELFQE; encoded by the exons ATGGCTCAAATCAGACAGAAAAGTTATGCCAATGTTAGGCGTAAGAACCTAGAGTTCAAGACTGGTGAAAAGATATTCTTAAAGGTGGCACCCATGAGAGGTGTTCTGAGGTTTGGAAGGAAAGGAAAGTTGATTCCGCGATTTATTGGGCCTTTCGAG ATCTGTCCCCATGTGGTAGATTTTGAACCGTTGCAGTTGAATGAAAACTTGAGTTATGAATGGAAGCCTGTGAGAATTCTCGCCAGGGAGGTGAAGATGTTGTACAGCAAGGAGATAACGCTTGTGAAAGTCTTGTGGCAGAATAACCAATTCAGGAGGGCTATTTGGGAGggagaggatgagatgaggaCCCAGTACTCTGAGCTTTTTCAGGAGTGA
- the LOC120073433 gene encoding uncharacterized protein LOC120073433, which yields MQNLSLKAKHLRDFRKFDPCPFDGSLRDPTELEMWLSSIEMIFCYMRCTEENKLRCAVFMLTDNAEIWWHSAEKMIDTNGGLATWDQFKECFYEKYFSTNTRYNKKVDFLNLKQGVILVEEYEQEFDKLTHFAPKLVATKAIRIERFVQGLRSGLHGMVHALDLKTYVAALQATVRIDVDSQEGEEYKKSYGIRTSSDQKRKAESRAPKPQQKS from the coding sequence ATGCAAAACCTTTCCCTTAAGGCTAAACACTTGAGGGATTTCAGAAAGTTTGACCCTTGCCCTTTTGACGGATCGTTGAGGGATCCTACAGAACTAGAGATGTGGCTATCCTCGATCGAAATGATCTTTTGCTACATGAGGTGTACGGAGGAGAACAAGCTCCGTTGTGCAGTTTTTATGTTGACCGACAACGCAGAGATTTGGTGGCATTCAGCGGAAAAGATGATTGACACCAATGGGGGACTTGCGACGTGGGATCAGTTTAAGGAGTGTTTCTACGAGAAGTATTTCTCAACCAACACTCGATACAATAAGAAAGTCGACTTCTTGAATCTGAAGCAAGGGGTTATTTTGGTGGAAGAATATGAGCAGGAATTTGATAAGTTGACCCACTTTGCCCCTAAGCTGGTAGCCACCAAGGCAATAAGAATAGAGAGGTTCGTTCAGGGTCTGAGGAGTGGGTTGCACGGTATGGTGCATGCCTTGGACCTCAAGACATATGTCGCGGCACTGCAGGCCACTGTGAGGATTGATGTCGACTCCCAAGAAGGAGAAGAGTACAAGAAGTCATACGGAATTAGGACCTCTTCGGATCAGAAAAGGAAGGCCGAGTCGAGGGCTCCTAAGCCTCAGCAAAAGAGCTAG